A window of the Zeugodacus cucurbitae isolate PBARC_wt_2022May chromosome 4, idZeuCucr1.2, whole genome shotgun sequence genome harbors these coding sequences:
- the LOC105209366 gene encoding mucin-2 isoform X2, with amino-acid sequence MLDNFCICHITKVLLLCCVISFIFEDGCLSLEVTFDCSQVECTTDSDSCPPDSIERPPAPAFDVLYGPEELMSPHDFYDEVDDLGDAMEAHFDELPMERSEVTALPVNQLTSERDTKDLEAEKGPEHVLVKRQLQFDHGPTEDMDAHERMLQMCCPTITLESLRRRRRRRYTSVEDCKCKACQPLPQCPSGEVAVRLHEAKGVPGDCCATYACAPKRECGEAGAQPYWRDACTRCSCHGENGPELCHNECPMNEMGEIETERSCYATNSEEPMLHGSDWFENDWCTECHCENGERECVGSLCLPTTCSNPVKVAGQCCPQCPVGVENILIAHENATESTISSPTGKELQDESTTTTTVSTTTENSTTAASTASPAIVTSTLAAIESSSESTTAHVGLQNEKDSTEEHTELVYSSSISTEVTASSTDVTPSTTESTTTTRSIDDIASEIYYGPMIYTSTEQSSTPTQEILDQTGENITQSTLEPQADISSSTASSCAESTSTVEQTSTTTSVSSNSEPVSTETSTTEASSSTENSTELSTTASTSIADDASSSTVADIYNEAPSTTETSQATPIASSKTESTTTTNSKPTVSTTTELDTTSTTTAISSTNSAESRTTVSTTTLLPLDTSSTHLYSPSMSSPHTSTGNPPTSTTLTTNSPYSSTAATQTVSTVVYWYTFSTSAPSPPIPQPTIYQPSVRQFFTRPEVRYIGAAVIAAFTVISALAVWKFCMPTRTDRLKNHYRTVPSSEATSLSHISSTSHSSMA; translated from the exons ATGTTGGATAATTTCTGCATATGTCATATCACAAAGGTATTACTACTGTGTTGTgtaatatcatttattttcgAAGATGGTTGCTTGTCACTGGAAG tTACTTTCGACTGCAGCCAAGTTGAATGCACTACAGATAGTGACAGCTGCCCGCCAGATAGCATAGAACGTCCGCCAGCGCCCGCATTCGATGTGCTTTATGGACCTGAGGAGCTTATGTCACCGCATGATTTCTACGATGAGGTGGATGATCTTGGCGACGCCATGGAGGCGCACTTTGATGAACTACCAATGGAACGGAGTGAAGTTACAGCGCTGCCAGTAAATCAACTGACCAGTGAAAGAGACACAAAAGACTTGGAGGCTGAAAAAGGCCCAGAACATGTGCTCGTCAAGCGTCAGCTACAGTTTGACCATGGTCCTACAGAAGATATGGATGCGCATGAACGCATGCTACAAATGTGCTGTCCCACAATAACGCTGGAGAGTCTACGAAgacgtcgtcgtcgtcgctaCACTAGTGTAGAAGACTGCAAATGCAAAGCATGCCAGCCGCTTCCACAGTGCCCGAGTGGTGAAGTCGCTGTAAGACTGCACGAAGCTAAAGGTGTACCAGGTGACTGTTGCGCGACTTACGCCTGCGCACCGAAAAGAGAATGTGGCGAAGCTGGTGCCCAACCCTACTGGCGTGACGCCTGCACACGTTGCAGTTGTCATGGTGAAAATGGACCAGAACTTTGCCACAATGAATGTCCCATGAATGAGATGGGCGAGATCGAAACAGAACGCAGTTGTTACGCCACCAATTCGGAAGAGCCAATGTTGCACGGTAGCGATTGGTTTGAGAATGATTGGTGTACAGAGTGCCATTGTGAAAATGGTGAGCGTGAATGTGTGGGCAGCTTGTGTTTGCCAACCACTTGCAGTAACCCCGTAAAAGTAGCTGGCCAATGTTGTCCACAGTGCCCGGTAGGAGTGGAAAATATACTGATTGCGCACGAAAACGCCACAGAGTCAACTATTTCCAGTCCAACTGGCAAAGAACTGCAAGATGAATCTACAACCACAACAACTGTGTctacaacaacagaaaacagTACGACTGCAGCCTCTACAGCATCTCCTGCGATTGTCACTTCTACTTTGGCGGCCATAGAGTCCAGCTCAGAATCTACGACGGCGCATGTTGGTCTCCAAAATGAGAAAGACAGTACGGAAGAGCATACAGAGCTTGTGTACTCTTCAAGCATAAGCACTGAGGTAACTGCTAGTAGCACTGACGTAACTCCGAGTACCACTGAATCTACAACCACGACCAGAAGCATTGATGATATTGCATCTGAGATTTACTACGGTCCTATGATCTATACGTCTACTGAGCAGAGTAGCACACCGACTCAGGAGATACTAGATCAAACTGGTGAAAATATAACGCAGTCTACATTGGAACCGCAAGCTGATATTTCTTCTTCGACCGCTTCATCATGTGCGGAATCGACATCAACTGTTGAACAAACGTCGACAACTACTTCCGTGAGCAGCAATAGTGAACCCGTTTCTACTGAAACTTCTACAACGGAAGCGTCAAGCAGTACAGAGAACAGCACAGAGTTATCTACGACAGCAAGTACTTCAATAGCTGACGATGCTTCTTCTTCTACCGTTGCTGATATTTATAATGAAGCTCCTTCAACCACAGAAACTTCACAAGCAACACCGATCGCCAGCAGTAAAACCGAGTCTACAACAACCACCAACTCCAAGCCTActgtatcaacaacaacagaactGGATACCACTAGTACCACAACCGCTATTTCTAGCACCAACTCAGCAGAATCAAGAACTACCGTTTCAACTACAACTCTGCTACCTTTAGACACAAGCTCAACACATCTTTACAGTCCCTCAATGAGCTCACCTCATACCAGCACCGGAAATCCACCAACATCTACCACTTTAACCACAAACTCACCATACTCCAGCACTGCAGCCACACAAACTGTTTCAACTGTCGTCTATTGGTATACATTCTCAACATCGGCACCCTCACCACCCATACCACAACCCACCATCTATCAGCCCAGTGTACGACAATTCTTCACACGTCCTGAGGTGCGTTACATAGGTGCAGCTGTAATTGCCGCTTTCACGGTCATCAGCGCATTGGCGGTGTGGAAATTTTGTATGCCCACACGTACCGATCGACTGAAGAATCATTATCGTACAGTGCCCAGCTCGGAGGCGACCAGTTTGAGTCATATCTCAAGTACGTCGCATTCGTCTATGGCATAA
- the LOC105209366 gene encoding mucin-2 isoform X3 — translation MYAVLLFLTLTLGLTNGAILPVTFDCSQVECTTDSDSCPPDSIERPPAPAFDVLYGPEELMSPHDFYDEVDDLGDAMEAHFDELPMERSEVTALPVNQLTSERDTKDLEAEKGPEHVLVKRQLQFDHGPTEDMDAHERMLQMCCPTITLESLRRRRRRRYTSVEDCKCKACQPLPQCPSGEVAVRLHEAKGVPGDCCATYACAPKRECGEAGAQPYWRDACTRCSCHGENGPELCHNECPMNEMGEIETERSCYATNSEEPMLHGSDWFENDWCTECHCENGERECVGSLCLPTTCSNPVKVAGQCCPQCPVGVENILIAHENATESTISSPTGKELQDESTTTTTVSTTTENSTTAASTASPAIVTSTLAAIESSSESTTAHVGLQNEKDSTEEHTELVYSSSISTEVTASSTDVTPSTTESTTTTRSIDDIASEIYYGPMIYTSTEQSSTPTQEILDQTGENITQSTLEPQADISSSTASSCAESTSTVEQTSTTTSVSSNSEPVSTETSTTEASSSTENSTELSTTASTSIADDASSSTVADIYNEAPSTTETSQATPIASSKTESTTTTNSKPTVSTTTELDTTSTTTAISSTNSAESRTTVSTTTLLPLDTSSTHLYSPSMSSPHTSTGNPPTSTTLTTNSPYSSTAATQTVSTVVYWYTFSTSAPSPPIPQPTIYQPSVRQFFTRPEVRYIGAAVIAAFTVISALAVWKFCMPTRTDRLKNHYRTVPSSEATSLSHISSTSHSSMA, via the coding sequence tTACTTTCGACTGCAGCCAAGTTGAATGCACTACAGATAGTGACAGCTGCCCGCCAGATAGCATAGAACGTCCGCCAGCGCCCGCATTCGATGTGCTTTATGGACCTGAGGAGCTTATGTCACCGCATGATTTCTACGATGAGGTGGATGATCTTGGCGACGCCATGGAGGCGCACTTTGATGAACTACCAATGGAACGGAGTGAAGTTACAGCGCTGCCAGTAAATCAACTGACCAGTGAAAGAGACACAAAAGACTTGGAGGCTGAAAAAGGCCCAGAACATGTGCTCGTCAAGCGTCAGCTACAGTTTGACCATGGTCCTACAGAAGATATGGATGCGCATGAACGCATGCTACAAATGTGCTGTCCCACAATAACGCTGGAGAGTCTACGAAgacgtcgtcgtcgtcgctaCACTAGTGTAGAAGACTGCAAATGCAAAGCATGCCAGCCGCTTCCACAGTGCCCGAGTGGTGAAGTCGCTGTAAGACTGCACGAAGCTAAAGGTGTACCAGGTGACTGTTGCGCGACTTACGCCTGCGCACCGAAAAGAGAATGTGGCGAAGCTGGTGCCCAACCCTACTGGCGTGACGCCTGCACACGTTGCAGTTGTCATGGTGAAAATGGACCAGAACTTTGCCACAATGAATGTCCCATGAATGAGATGGGCGAGATCGAAACAGAACGCAGTTGTTACGCCACCAATTCGGAAGAGCCAATGTTGCACGGTAGCGATTGGTTTGAGAATGATTGGTGTACAGAGTGCCATTGTGAAAATGGTGAGCGTGAATGTGTGGGCAGCTTGTGTTTGCCAACCACTTGCAGTAACCCCGTAAAAGTAGCTGGCCAATGTTGTCCACAGTGCCCGGTAGGAGTGGAAAATATACTGATTGCGCACGAAAACGCCACAGAGTCAACTATTTCCAGTCCAACTGGCAAAGAACTGCAAGATGAATCTACAACCACAACAACTGTGTctacaacaacagaaaacagTACGACTGCAGCCTCTACAGCATCTCCTGCGATTGTCACTTCTACTTTGGCGGCCATAGAGTCCAGCTCAGAATCTACGACGGCGCATGTTGGTCTCCAAAATGAGAAAGACAGTACGGAAGAGCATACAGAGCTTGTGTACTCTTCAAGCATAAGCACTGAGGTAACTGCTAGTAGCACTGACGTAACTCCGAGTACCACTGAATCTACAACCACGACCAGAAGCATTGATGATATTGCATCTGAGATTTACTACGGTCCTATGATCTATACGTCTACTGAGCAGAGTAGCACACCGACTCAGGAGATACTAGATCAAACTGGTGAAAATATAACGCAGTCTACATTGGAACCGCAAGCTGATATTTCTTCTTCGACCGCTTCATCATGTGCGGAATCGACATCAACTGTTGAACAAACGTCGACAACTACTTCCGTGAGCAGCAATAGTGAACCCGTTTCTACTGAAACTTCTACAACGGAAGCGTCAAGCAGTACAGAGAACAGCACAGAGTTATCTACGACAGCAAGTACTTCAATAGCTGACGATGCTTCTTCTTCTACCGTTGCTGATATTTATAATGAAGCTCCTTCAACCACAGAAACTTCACAAGCAACACCGATCGCCAGCAGTAAAACCGAGTCTACAACAACCACCAACTCCAAGCCTActgtatcaacaacaacagaactGGATACCACTAGTACCACAACCGCTATTTCTAGCACCAACTCAGCAGAATCAAGAACTACCGTTTCAACTACAACTCTGCTACCTTTAGACACAAGCTCAACACATCTTTACAGTCCCTCAATGAGCTCACCTCATACCAGCACCGGAAATCCACCAACATCTACCACTTTAACCACAAACTCACCATACTCCAGCACTGCAGCCACACAAACTGTTTCAACTGTCGTCTATTGGTATACATTCTCAACATCGGCACCCTCACCACCCATACCACAACCCACCATCTATCAGCCCAGTGTACGACAATTCTTCACACGTCCTGAGGTGCGTTACATAGGTGCAGCTGTAATTGCCGCTTTCACGGTCATCAGCGCATTGGCGGTGTGGAAATTTTGTATGCCCACACGTACCGATCGACTGAAGAATCATTATCGTACAGTGCCCAGCTCGGAGGCGACCAGTTTGAGTCATATCTCAAGTACGTCGCATTCGTCTATGGCATAA
- the LOC105209375 gene encoding uncharacterized protein LOC105209375 isoform X1 → MTSTKRSMRQSRKKTTSIDINYVESGIPLRTLESIYDSKHMFFSQEDFQSWYEEMWSTPDIKQKSKLQLSRTSLLRLDYLQFKAARTIQKYFRRWYYQRVYQRKLTAIIRIQYEWRKFFRRHDTYRKLEEEIQNVIEKHYHRQAQKIQALWRGWYTRQYIHDHSQLLKSQVLTAEELLQCVAFKLHHMMRTYQIPGVYSLRNSHCLSKVEKLLAAMSFKQHNKYVRQLRAKLENQTNNARKKFEHSHYNTVVPYPGPNIHGYCDPKCEILEKSKDVDRRMFNILNMYEKAAKAQLREKHRPIKRRRRSSDRKDKKATASAKAKMYPRKPSISIVEKKTNFCEDIVNSMKRWSILRDNNVTVDPDIFRRPEMLENFLHEIESIYNMMQEHCHCKAKILEQLCH, encoded by the exons ATGACATCCACTAAGAGATCGATGCGTCAATCACGCAAAAAGACGACTAGCATCGACATAAATTACGTCGAATCAGGTATACCACTGCGAACGCTGGAAAGTATTTACGATTCCAAACATATGTTTTTCTCACAGGAAGATTTCCAGAGCTG GTATGAAGAAATGTGGTCCACTCCAGATATTAAACAGAAATCTAAGTTGCAGTTGTCACG CACATCGCTACTACGCCTAGACTATCTGCAATTCAAGGCGGCACGtactatacaaaaatattttcgacgtTGGTATTATCAGCGTGTCTATCAACGTAAACTGACCGCTATCATACGCATACAATATGAATGGCGTAAGTTCTTTAGAAGACATGACACATATCGCAAATTGGAGGAAGAAATTCAAAATGTAATAGAGAAACATTACCATCGACAAGCGCAAAAGATACAAGCTCTGTGGCGTGGTTGGTACACACGTCAATACATACACGATCACAGTCAGCTATTGAAGTCGCAAGTTTTAACTGCGGAGGAGCTACTGCAATGTGTCGCCTTCAAGCTGCATCATATGATGCGCACCTATCAAATACCTGGTGTTTATTCGTTGCGGAACTCACA TTGCCTCTCAAAAGTCGAAAAACTGCTTGCAGCCATGTCTTTCAAGCAACATAATAAATATGTGCGCCAGCTACGCGCCAAGCTGGAGAATCAAACTAATAATGCGCGTAAGAAGTTTGAGCATTCTCATTACAATACCGTGGTTCCATATCCAGGACCAAATATACATGGTTATTGTGATCCGAAATGTGAGATTTTGGAAAAATCCAAGGATGTGGATCGTCGTATGTTCAACatcttaaatatgtatgaaaaagcTGCCAAAGCTCAACTACGCGAGAAACATCGGCCGATAAAGAGAAGACGTAGGTCTAGCGATAGAAAGGACAAGAAGGCCACGG CTTCTGCCAAGGCGAAAATGTATCCACGCAAGCCATCTATATCTATAGTGGAGAAGAAAACCAATTTCTGTGAGGATATTGTGAACAGCATGAAACGTTGGAGTATCTTGCGAGATAACAATGTCACCGTAGATCCGGATATCTTTCGACGTCCCGAAATGTTGGAGAATTTCTTGCATGAAATcgaatctatatataatatgatgCAGGAGCATTGCCATTGTAAAGCTAAAATTCTAGAACAATTATGCCACTGA
- the LOC105209375 gene encoding uncharacterized protein LOC105209375 isoform X4, with the protein MTSTKRSMRQSRKKTTSIDINYVESGIPLRTLESIYDSKHMFFSQEDFQSWYEEMWSTPDIKQKSKLQLSRTSLLRLDYLQFKAARTIQKYFRRWYYQRVYQRKLTAIIRIQYEWRKFFRRHDTYRKLEEEIQNVIEKHYHRQAQKIQALWRGWYTRQYIHDHSQLLKSQVLTAEELLQCVAFKLHHMMRTYQIPGVYSLRNSHCLSKVEKLLAAMSFKQHNKYVRQLRAKLENQTNNARKKFEHSHYNTVVPYPGPNIHGYCDPKCEILEKSKDVDRRMFNILNMYEKAAKAQLREKHRPIKRRRRSSDRKDKKATGRFAISSWKYIRCNNE; encoded by the exons ATGACATCCACTAAGAGATCGATGCGTCAATCACGCAAAAAGACGACTAGCATCGACATAAATTACGTCGAATCAGGTATACCACTGCGAACGCTGGAAAGTATTTACGATTCCAAACATATGTTTTTCTCACAGGAAGATTTCCAGAGCTG GTATGAAGAAATGTGGTCCACTCCAGATATTAAACAGAAATCTAAGTTGCAGTTGTCACG CACATCGCTACTACGCCTAGACTATCTGCAATTCAAGGCGGCACGtactatacaaaaatattttcgacgtTGGTATTATCAGCGTGTCTATCAACGTAAACTGACCGCTATCATACGCATACAATATGAATGGCGTAAGTTCTTTAGAAGACATGACACATATCGCAAATTGGAGGAAGAAATTCAAAATGTAATAGAGAAACATTACCATCGACAAGCGCAAAAGATACAAGCTCTGTGGCGTGGTTGGTACACACGTCAATACATACACGATCACAGTCAGCTATTGAAGTCGCAAGTTTTAACTGCGGAGGAGCTACTGCAATGTGTCGCCTTCAAGCTGCATCATATGATGCGCACCTATCAAATACCTGGTGTTTATTCGTTGCGGAACTCACA TTGCCTCTCAAAAGTCGAAAAACTGCTTGCAGCCATGTCTTTCAAGCAACATAATAAATATGTGCGCCAGCTACGCGCCAAGCTGGAGAATCAAACTAATAATGCGCGTAAGAAGTTTGAGCATTCTCATTACAATACCGTGGTTCCATATCCAGGACCAAATATACATGGTTATTGTGATCCGAAATGTGAGATTTTGGAAAAATCCAAGGATGTGGATCGTCGTATGTTCAACatcttaaatatgtatgaaaaagcTGCCAAAGCTCAACTACGCGAGAAACATCGGCCGATAAAGAGAAGACGTAGGTCTAGCGATAGAAAGGACAAGAAGGCCACGG gaaggtttgccatttcatcatggaaatatATACGATGCAACAACgagtag
- the LOC105209375 gene encoding uncharacterized protein LOC105209375 isoform X3, giving the protein MTSTKRSMRQSRKKTTSIDINYVESGIPLRTLESIYDSKHMFFSQEDFQSWYEEMWSTPDIKQKSKLQLSRTSLLRLDYLQFKAARTIQKYFRRWYYQRVYQRKLTAIIRIQYEWRKFFRRHDTYRKLEEEIQNVIEKHYHRQAQKIQALWRGWYTRQYIHDHSQLLKSQVLTAEELLQCVAFKLHHMMRTYQIPGVYSLRNSHCLSKVEKLLAAMSFKQHNKYVRQLRAKLENQTNNARKKFEHSHYNTVVPYPGPNIHGYCDPKCEILEKSKDVDRRMFNILNMYEKAAKAQLREKHRPIKRRRRSSDRKDKKATARNSRSSLSANRNRIFSGQIQFI; this is encoded by the exons ATGACATCCACTAAGAGATCGATGCGTCAATCACGCAAAAAGACGACTAGCATCGACATAAATTACGTCGAATCAGGTATACCACTGCGAACGCTGGAAAGTATTTACGATTCCAAACATATGTTTTTCTCACAGGAAGATTTCCAGAGCTG GTATGAAGAAATGTGGTCCACTCCAGATATTAAACAGAAATCTAAGTTGCAGTTGTCACG CACATCGCTACTACGCCTAGACTATCTGCAATTCAAGGCGGCACGtactatacaaaaatattttcgacgtTGGTATTATCAGCGTGTCTATCAACGTAAACTGACCGCTATCATACGCATACAATATGAATGGCGTAAGTTCTTTAGAAGACATGACACATATCGCAAATTGGAGGAAGAAATTCAAAATGTAATAGAGAAACATTACCATCGACAAGCGCAAAAGATACAAGCTCTGTGGCGTGGTTGGTACACACGTCAATACATACACGATCACAGTCAGCTATTGAAGTCGCAAGTTTTAACTGCGGAGGAGCTACTGCAATGTGTCGCCTTCAAGCTGCATCATATGATGCGCACCTATCAAATACCTGGTGTTTATTCGTTGCGGAACTCACA TTGCCTCTCAAAAGTCGAAAAACTGCTTGCAGCCATGTCTTTCAAGCAACATAATAAATATGTGCGCCAGCTACGCGCCAAGCTGGAGAATCAAACTAATAATGCGCGTAAGAAGTTTGAGCATTCTCATTACAATACCGTGGTTCCATATCCAGGACCAAATATACATGGTTATTGTGATCCGAAATGTGAGATTTTGGAAAAATCCAAGGATGTGGATCGTCGTATGTTCAACatcttaaatatgtatgaaaaagcTGCCAAAGCTCAACTACGCGAGAAACATCGGCCGATAAAGAGAAGACGTAGGTCTAGCGATAGAAAGGACAAGAAGGCCACGG CTCGGAACAGCCGATCTAGTCTTTCTGCGAATCGAAATCGGATCTTTAGCGGACAGATCCAATTTATCTGA
- the LOC105209375 gene encoding uncharacterized protein LOC105209375 isoform X2, translated as MWSTPDIKQKSKLQLSRTSLLRLDYLQFKAARTIQKYFRRWYYQRVYQRKLTAIIRIQYEWRKFFRRHDTYRKLEEEIQNVIEKHYHRQAQKIQALWRGWYTRQYIHDHSQLLKSQVLTAEELLQCVAFKLHHMMRTYQIPGVYSLRNSHCLSKVEKLLAAMSFKQHNKYVRQLRAKLENQTNNARKKFEHSHYNTVVPYPGPNIHGYCDPKCEILEKSKDVDRRMFNILNMYEKAAKAQLREKHRPIKRRRRSSDRKDKKATASAKAKMYPRKPSISIVEKKTNFCEDIVNSMKRWSILRDNNVTVDPDIFRRPEMLENFLHEIESIYNMMQEHCHCKAKILEQLCH; from the exons ATGTGGTCCACTCCAGATATTAAACAGAAATCTAAGTTGCAGTTGTCACG CACATCGCTACTACGCCTAGACTATCTGCAATTCAAGGCGGCACGtactatacaaaaatattttcgacgtTGGTATTATCAGCGTGTCTATCAACGTAAACTGACCGCTATCATACGCATACAATATGAATGGCGTAAGTTCTTTAGAAGACATGACACATATCGCAAATTGGAGGAAGAAATTCAAAATGTAATAGAGAAACATTACCATCGACAAGCGCAAAAGATACAAGCTCTGTGGCGTGGTTGGTACACACGTCAATACATACACGATCACAGTCAGCTATTGAAGTCGCAAGTTTTAACTGCGGAGGAGCTACTGCAATGTGTCGCCTTCAAGCTGCATCATATGATGCGCACCTATCAAATACCTGGTGTTTATTCGTTGCGGAACTCACA TTGCCTCTCAAAAGTCGAAAAACTGCTTGCAGCCATGTCTTTCAAGCAACATAATAAATATGTGCGCCAGCTACGCGCCAAGCTGGAGAATCAAACTAATAATGCGCGTAAGAAGTTTGAGCATTCTCATTACAATACCGTGGTTCCATATCCAGGACCAAATATACATGGTTATTGTGATCCGAAATGTGAGATTTTGGAAAAATCCAAGGATGTGGATCGTCGTATGTTCAACatcttaaatatgtatgaaaaagcTGCCAAAGCTCAACTACGCGAGAAACATCGGCCGATAAAGAGAAGACGTAGGTCTAGCGATAGAAAGGACAAGAAGGCCACGG CTTCTGCCAAGGCGAAAATGTATCCACGCAAGCCATCTATATCTATAGTGGAGAAGAAAACCAATTTCTGTGAGGATATTGTGAACAGCATGAAACGTTGGAGTATCTTGCGAGATAACAATGTCACCGTAGATCCGGATATCTTTCGACGTCCCGAAATGTTGGAGAATTTCTTGCATGAAATcgaatctatatataatatgatgCAGGAGCATTGCCATTGTAAAGCTAAAATTCTAGAACAATTATGCCACTGA
- the LOC114803659 gene encoding uncharacterized protein LOC114803659: protein MAKMAESARMLICCLILVMYSVDAGSKRNYAILLDRVNYTIHQKGLMTVEQFQCGKNMIGLNTFTLHLKVEQNITNFQLRDNLRIIREKNITNTAITNITNACDMLSGDYDSTIIKQNVIELQQSAKPLLLCPLMENALYTISNFTLRPSLMPPYIPVMSYIETLEIWYAGVHYLDIIFEGRVTKA, encoded by the exons ATGGCAAAAATGGCTGAAAGCGCACGGATGCTAATATGCTGCTTGATTCTGGTAATGTATTCAGTTGATGCAGGTTCAAAG CgtaattatgcaattttattagaTCGCGTCAATTATACTATACATCAGAAGGGTTTAATGACAGTGGAGCAATTTCAATGTGGCAAAAATATGATTGGCTTAAACACGTTTACTTTACACCTCAAAGTAGAACAAAATATTACCAATTTTCAATTGCGCGATAATTTGCGCATTATACGAGAAAAAAACATTACTAATACAGCGATAACTAATATAACAAATGCTTGTGATATGTTAAGTGGAGACTATGACAGtacaattataaaacaaaacgtAATTGAATTGCAACAATCGGCCAAACCATTGCTGTTGTGTCCATTAATGgag aaCGCGCTCTATACCATCAGTAATTTTACTTTACGACCCAGTTTGATGCCACCTTACATACCGGTAATGAGTTATATTGAAACACTTGAGATATGGTATGCTGGTGTACACTATCTGGATATCATATTTGAAGGTAGAGTAACAAAGgcataa
- the LOC105209380 gene encoding hydroxyacylglutathione hydrolase-like protein, which yields MCSLFGRGLAHKIYNCALRARRSWANQCKSDKPPPPPEPHSKIVDVCCEGMKIKILPARVNNYMYLITDLPTGCTAAIDLSDNKLLFEILKKENLKLSFAFITHHHEDHSGGTQELSAAYPDVKICGGDGRIKAVNYCLKDNEQLKLGEMTFNCMHTPCHTIGHYCYFVECGAGGPPALFTGDTLFQGGCGGFDEGTPEQMYAIVKRVLELPKETRMFGGHENTVLNLRFAQCVEPENSTISARLCWAQQQREKKLPTPPSMLCEERTFNPFLRVDHPDVQHYTGDTDPSYVMFCLRKQRDAFK from the exons ATGTGCTCACTATTTGGGCGTGGCTTAgcccataaaatatataactgcG CGTTGCGCGCACGTCGTTCATGGGCAAATCAATGTAAATCAGATAAACCGCCGCCACCACCCGAACCACACAGTAAAATAGTAGATGTGTGCTGCGAAGGCATGAAAATTAAGATACTACCCGCACGGGTCAATAACTATATGTATTTg ATAACTGATTTGCCCACCGGTTGCACGGCGGCAATTGATCTCTCCGACAATAAGTTACTCTTCGAAATACTTAAAAAGGAAAACTTAAAGCTTTCCTTTGCTTTTATAACACACCATCACGAGGATCATTCGGGCGGCACGCAAGAGTTGTCCGCTGCGTATCCCGATGTGAAAATATGTGGTGGCGACGGACGCATAAAAGCTGTTAATTATTGTCTTAAGGATAATGAACAATTGAAATTGGGTGAGATGACTTTCAATTGCATGCACACACCTTGCCACACAATTGGTCATTATTGCTATTTTGTGGAGTGTGGCGCCGGTGGGCCGCCAGCACTTTTTACGGGCGACACACTTTTCCAAGGCGGCTGTGGTGGCTTTGATGAGGGTACGCCTGAGCAAATGTATGCTATTGTAAAACGTGTACTTGAACTACCCAAAGAGACGCGTATGTTCGGTGGTCATGAGAATACAGTTTTAAATCTACGTTTCGCTCAATGTGTTGAACCCGAAAATTCGACTATCAGTGCACGTTTGTGTTGGGCACAGCAGCAGCGTGAAAAGAAATTACCAACACCGCCTTCAATGTTGTGCGAGGAAAGAACTTTTAATCCGTTTTTACGTGTCGACCATCCGGATGTGCAACATTATACCGGCGATACAGATCCGAGTTATGTAATGTTTTGTTTGCGCAAACAACGTGATGCCTTCAAGTAA